From the genome of Argentina anserina chromosome 4, drPotAnse1.1, whole genome shotgun sequence, one region includes:
- the LOC126792162 gene encoding galactolipase DONGLE, chloroplastic has translation MASMNIHMLSTKNLNHVAFSETIRPLRSVCTGQVCLPKRAKVATASPTKQTVVVASPVAVEVEARASSGSKTSTTTANSLAHSWREIQGSDNWNNLVDQLHPLLRQEIIRYGDFVNACYCAFDLDPNSKRYLNCKYGKKSMLREVGMESSGYEVTKYIYATPDINIPIQNGESCGRWIGYVALATDEAVKRLGRRDIIISFRGTVTNPEWVANLMSSLTPARLDPYNERPDVKVESGFLSLYTSDESDSRFGLGSCREQLLSEVSRLLKKYKGEELSITLAGHSMGSSLALLLAYDITELGLNRVNWSTKTPVTVFSFGGPRVGNSGFKRRCEELGVKVLRIVNVNDPITKIPGMVFNLENFRVLGSERLSFEFPWSCSCYAHVGVELVLDFFNMKNPSCVHDLGTYISLLKCPRRSSMEIQRDTQGGEFVNKAKELLANMISLQNLNLQLSIPWRSSNTTTESNIYS, from the coding sequence ATGGCTTCCATGAACATTCACATGCTCAGCACTAAAAACCTAAACCATGTTGCATTTTCTGAAACCATTCGCCCGCTGCGGTCGGTTTGTACCGGGCAGGTCTGTCTGCCTAAAAGAGCTAAAGTAGCAACAGCTTCTCCTACCAAACAAACGGTTGTTGTCGCATCTCCGGTGGCCGTTGAAGTTGAAGCTAGAGCTAGTTCTGGTTCAAAAACCAGTACTACTACTGCTAATTCTTTGGCTCATTCCTGGAGAGAGATTCAAGGCTCCGACAACTGGAACAATTTAGTCGACCAATTGCACCCTCTTCTCCGGCAAGAAATAATCCGGTACGGCGACTTTGTAAACGCGTGTTACTGCGCTTTTGACCTGGATCCCAACTCGAAACGCTACCTCAACTGCAAGTACGGCAAGAAAAGCATGCTTAGAGAGGTTGGAATGGAGAGCAGCGGCTATGAAGTTACCAAGTACATCTACGCTACCCCAGACATCAACATTCCGATCCAGAACGGCGAGTCGTGCGGACGGTGGATCGGATATGTGGCACTAGCCACTGATGAAGCGGTGAAGCGGCTTGGAAGGAGAGATATTATCATCAGCTTCCGAGGCACGGTTACAAACCCCGAGTGGGTGGCAAACCTAATGAGCTCCCTCACTCCTGCAAGGCTTGATCCTTACAATGAACGGCCTGATGTGAAAGTAGAGTCTGGTTTTCTGAGCTTATACACTTCTGATGAGAGCGACAGTAGGTTCGGATTAGGAAGTTGCCGGGAGCAGCTTCTTTCCGAAGTGTCGAGGCTACTGAAAAAGTACAAAGGCGAAGAGTTGAGCATAACCTTAGCTGGACACAGCATGGGAAGTTCTCTGGCTCTTCTTCTTGCTTATGATATCACAGAGCTGGGGTTAAATCGTGTCAATTGGAGCACGAAAACACCCGTCACCGTGTTTTCCTTTGGAGGCCCTAGAGTTGGGAATTCCGGATTCAAGAGACGATGTGAGGAGTTGGGTGTCAAAGTATTGAGGATAGTAAACGTGAATGATCCGATCACGAAGATTCCTGGAATGGTGTTCAATCTCGAgaattttagggttttgggaAGTGAGCGATTGTCATTTGAGTTTCCTTGGAGTTGCTCCTGTTACGCGCATGTCGGTGTTGAATTGGTGCTTGATTTCTTCAACATGAAAAACCCATCCTGTGTTCATGACCTGGGGACTTATATCAGCTTGCTCAAATGCCCCAGGAGATCATCAATGGAGATTCAAAGAGATACTCAAGGTGGGGAGTTTGTCAATAAGGCAAAAGAATTGCTCGCAAATATGATAAGTCTGCAAAATTTGAACCTGCAGCTATCGATCCCATGGAGAAGTAGTAATACCACTACCGAAagcaatatatatagttaa